Proteins from a genomic interval of Nocardioidaceae bacterium:
- the prcA gene encoding proteasome subunit alpha, which yields MSSPYYVSPEQQMKDRADYARKGIARGRSVVVLQYAEGVLFVSENPSQALHKISEIYDRIAFAAVGRYNEFENLRIAGVRHADMRGYAYDRRDVTGRGLANAYAQTLGAIFSSGGEKPYEVELFVAELGESAELDQIYRLTYDGQVADQHGYAAMGGAADDVAAYLSEHFSDGMALTDALRLAVTALGHGSEGEARDIPAPDLEAAALDRTRTLTRKFVRLSPARLEELLGQTASS from the coding sequence ATGAGCTCGCCGTACTACGTCTCACCCGAGCAGCAGATGAAGGACCGTGCGGACTACGCGCGCAAGGGCATCGCCCGCGGCCGGTCGGTCGTGGTGCTGCAGTACGCCGAGGGCGTCCTCTTCGTCTCCGAGAACCCCTCGCAGGCGCTGCACAAGATCTCCGAGATCTACGACCGCATCGCCTTCGCCGCGGTCGGCCGCTACAACGAGTTCGAGAACCTGCGGATCGCCGGGGTCCGGCACGCCGACATGCGGGGATACGCGTACGACCGTCGTGACGTCACCGGCCGCGGACTCGCCAACGCGTACGCGCAGACCCTGGGTGCGATCTTCTCCTCCGGGGGCGAGAAGCCGTACGAGGTGGAGCTGTTCGTCGCCGAGCTCGGCGAGTCCGCCGAGCTCGACCAGATCTACCGCCTCACCTACGACGGACAGGTCGCCGACCAGCACGGGTACGCCGCCATGGGTGGTGCCGCGGACGACGTGGCGGCCTACCTCTCCGAGCACTTCAGCGACGGGATGGCGCTGACCGACGCGTTGCGACTGGCCGTCACGGCCCTGGGCCACGGCAGCGAGGGGGAGGCCCGCGACATCCCGGCCCCCGACCTCGAGGCCGCGGCGCTGGACCGCACCCGCACCCTGACGCGCAAGTTCGTGCGTCTCTCGCCCGCCCGACTCGAGGAGCTGCTCGGGCAGACCGCGTCGTCGTGA
- a CDS encoding NUDIX hydrolase has product MTGREWRQVGQDRLAYEGFHRIWQRTYELPDGTLAQWDMQGVPPTVSVLALTPDREEAVLVRQFRTGPGRLVVSLPGGLVDAGEEVATAAARELREETGFACSHVEVVGATQAPNAVNPRWSAIAYGCVPDGEQRLDELEDIEVLTWPVTRLREELRTGSLGTTEQTYLALDHLGLL; this is encoded by the coding sequence GTGACCGGTCGTGAGTGGCGGCAGGTCGGGCAGGACCGGCTGGCGTACGAAGGCTTCCACCGCATCTGGCAGCGCACGTACGAGCTGCCCGACGGCACGCTCGCTCAGTGGGACATGCAGGGTGTGCCCCCGACGGTCTCGGTGCTCGCCCTGACGCCGGACCGCGAGGAGGCCGTGCTGGTGCGTCAGTTCCGCACAGGTCCGGGTCGGCTGGTGGTCAGCCTGCCCGGCGGGTTGGTCGACGCCGGCGAGGAGGTCGCCACCGCGGCGGCCCGCGAGCTCCGCGAGGAGACGGGCTTCGCCTGCTCGCACGTGGAGGTCGTCGGGGCCACCCAGGCGCCGAACGCCGTCAACCCGCGGTGGTCCGCGATCGCGTACGGGTGCGTGCCCGACGGTGAGCAGCGCCTCGACGAGCTGGAGGACATCGAGGTCCTCACCTGGCCGGTGACCCGGTTGCGCGAGGAGCTGCGTACGGGCTCGCTGGGGACGACCGAGCAGACCTACCTCGCCCTGGACCATCTCGGCCTGCTCTGA
- the pafA gene encoding Pup--protein ligase yields MDRRIFGIENEYGVTCTFRGQRRLSPDEVARYLFRKVVSWGRSSNVFLGNGSRLYLDVGSHPEYATPECDDIGELVAHDKAGERILEGLVADAEKRLADEGVNGDVYLFKNNTDSAGNSYGCHENYLVSREGEFSRLADVLIPFLVTRQIICGAGKVVQTPRGATYAVSQRAEHIWEGVSSATTRSRPIINTRDEPHADAERYRRLHVIVGDSNMSETTTMLKVATCDLVLRMIEEGVVMRDLTLENPIRAIREIASDMTGRRTVRLANGREASALDLQREYHAKAAAFADRRGLEDPVVRRALELWDRTLTALETDDLGLVEREIDWVIKWRLIDRYRHQHDLQLSNPRIAQLDLAYHDINRRRGLYYLLEKRGAVARTATDLQIFRAKTVPPQTTRARLRGDFIKRAQERRRDFTVDWVHLKLNDQAQRTVLCKDPFRATDERVARLVESM; encoded by the coding sequence ATGGACCGCCGCATCTTCGGGATCGAGAACGAGTACGGCGTGACCTGCACCTTCCGTGGTCAGCGGCGCCTGAGTCCCGACGAGGTCGCGCGCTACCTCTTCCGCAAGGTCGTGTCGTGGGGCCGCAGCTCCAACGTGTTCCTCGGCAACGGGTCGCGCCTCTACCTCGACGTCGGCTCGCACCCCGAGTACGCGACGCCGGAGTGCGACGACATCGGCGAGCTCGTGGCCCACGACAAGGCCGGCGAGCGCATCCTGGAGGGCCTGGTGGCCGACGCCGAGAAGCGTCTGGCCGACGAGGGCGTCAACGGTGACGTCTACCTGTTCAAGAACAACACCGACTCCGCCGGCAACTCCTACGGCTGCCACGAGAACTACCTCGTCAGCCGCGAGGGGGAGTTCTCCCGACTGGCCGACGTGCTCATCCCGTTCCTCGTGACCCGGCAGATCATCTGCGGCGCCGGCAAGGTCGTGCAGACCCCGCGCGGGGCGACGTACGCGGTGTCTCAGCGCGCCGAGCACATCTGGGAGGGGGTGTCCTCGGCGACCACGCGCTCGCGCCCGATCATCAACACCCGCGACGAACCGCACGCCGACGCCGAGCGCTACCGCCGCCTCCACGTCATCGTCGGCGACTCCAACATGTCGGAGACCACCACGATGCTCAAGGTCGCGACCTGCGACCTGGTGCTGCGGATGATCGAGGAGGGCGTCGTGATGCGCGACCTCACCCTGGAGAACCCGATCCGGGCCATCCGGGAGATCGCCTCGGACATGACCGGCCGTCGCACCGTGCGGCTCGCCAACGGACGCGAGGCGAGCGCCCTGGACCTGCAGCGCGAGTACCACGCCAAGGCCGCCGCCTTCGCCGACCGCCGTGGCCTCGAGGACCCGGTCGTACGCCGCGCCCTGGAGCTGTGGGACCGCACCCTCACCGCCCTGGAGACCGACGACCTCGGCCTCGTCGAGCGCGAGATCGACTGGGTGATCAAGTGGCGGCTGATCGACCGCTACCGCCACCAGCACGACCTGCAGCTGTCGAACCCCCGCATCGCGCAGCTCGACCTCGCCTACCACGACATCAACCGGCGACGCGGGTTGTACTACCTGCTCGAGAAGCGCGGCGCCGTCGCACGCACCGCGACCGACCTGCAGATCTTCCGGGCCAAGACGGTGCCCCCGCAGACCACGCGCGCCCGGCTGCGTGGCGACTTCATCAAGCGCGCCCAGGAGCGCCGCCGCGACTTCACCGTCGACTGGGTGCACCTGAAGCTCAACGACCAGGCTCAGCGCACCGTGCTGTGCAAGGACCCCTTCCGTGCCACCGACGAACGGGTCGCACGACTCGTGGAGAGCATGTGA
- a CDS encoding FKBP-type peptidyl-prolyl cis-trans isomerase, protein MRRSPRRPALASVAVAAALTATLAACGGGAENETPDASGTPSASTSADDGGGTSGVSGEFPLEVSGDLGSEPEVEFDSPLDLDETVSEIVIEGEGEPVADGTPVLLDLWLANAETGETIGSSHESGTPVATTLSADAVFPAAYEALSGQPAGTRVAIVAQPEDGYGPEGQPQLNLEAGQDLVVVVDLLSAAPTEYPRLPQGERQDVPDLLPSIETENGAVTGLDFSDAAAEPPRGLQLYYLIRGDGPEIEAPSFAAFNYFGQVWGADEPFDQSFDADPLVQPIGLGQFIQGWDQGLVGVPAGSRVALVVPPAQGYGEQGQPSAGIGGDDTMLFIIDVLAVS, encoded by the coding sequence GTGCGCCGAAGCCCCCGTCGTCCCGCCCTGGCCAGCGTCGCCGTCGCCGCCGCGCTCACGGCCACGCTCGCCGCCTGTGGCGGTGGCGCGGAGAACGAGACCCCCGACGCCTCCGGGACGCCCTCGGCCTCGACGTCCGCCGACGACGGCGGAGGCACCAGCGGTGTCTCCGGCGAGTTCCCCCTCGAGGTGTCCGGCGATCTCGGCAGCGAGCCCGAGGTCGAGTTCGACTCCCCGCTGGACCTCGACGAGACCGTCTCCGAGATCGTCATCGAGGGCGAGGGCGAGCCCGTCGCCGACGGCACCCCGGTGCTCCTGGACCTGTGGCTGGCCAACGCCGAGACCGGCGAGACCATCGGGTCCTCGCACGAGAGCGGCACCCCGGTCGCCACGACACTGTCCGCCGACGCGGTCTTCCCCGCGGCCTACGAGGCCCTCTCGGGTCAGCCGGCCGGCACTCGCGTCGCGATCGTCGCGCAGCCCGAGGACGGGTACGGCCCGGAAGGCCAGCCCCAGCTGAACCTCGAGGCGGGCCAGGACCTCGTCGTCGTGGTCGACCTGCTCTCCGCCGCGCCCACCGAGTACCCCCGCCTCCCGCAGGGCGAGCGTCAGGACGTGCCGGACCTCCTGCCGAGCATCGAGACCGAGAACGGCGCCGTGACCGGCCTCGACTTCTCCGACGCCGCCGCCGAGCCGCCGCGCGGGCTCCAGCTGTATTACCTGATCCGTGGTGACGGCCCCGAGATCGAGGCGCCGAGCTTCGCCGCCTTCAACTACTTCGGACAGGTCTGGGGTGCCGACGAGCCGTTCGACCAGTCCTTCGACGCCGATCCGCTCGTGCAGCCGATCGGCCTCGGCCAGTTCATCCAGGGCTGGGACCAGGGCCTGGTGGGCGTGCCGGCAGGCAGTCGTGTCGCGCTGGTGGTGCCACCGGCCCAGGGCTACGGCGAGCAAGGTCAGCCGAGCGCCGGCATCGGGGGCGACGACACGATGCTCTTCATCATCGATGTGCTCGCTGTCTCCTGA
- a CDS encoding WYL domain-containing protein, whose protein sequence is MTTTKSERLLNLLIAMLVQRHFVSKETIRQVVPQYHGDTDEAFERKFERDKDELRSLGVPIEVGFMDSYFEDEQGYRIRPEAYALPEVTLDGDEAAVVGLAARVWQNAGLASATSDALMKLRAAGADVDPSGLDVVSPRVAAPEPAFDPVWEALGSRTRIAFDYRRGDSSTPETRHVEPWGVVSVRSRSYLVGFDRDRDDHRVFRLSRVVGPVRPEGGPGAYDVPADTDVRGLAAKVVRDTDRFTARLRVRPGRGHGLRRRAVSTTSGGDGDRRWDEVAVELTDLDAAADEVLSYGSDVVVDAPDALRERVVGRLRVLTVTGAGETR, encoded by the coding sequence GTGACCACGACGAAGAGCGAGCGTCTGCTCAACCTCCTCATCGCGATGCTGGTGCAGCGCCACTTCGTCTCCAAGGAGACGATCCGGCAGGTCGTGCCGCAGTACCACGGTGACACCGACGAAGCGTTCGAGCGCAAGTTCGAGCGCGACAAGGACGAGCTGCGCAGCCTCGGTGTGCCGATCGAGGTCGGCTTCATGGACTCCTACTTCGAGGACGAGCAGGGTTACCGCATCCGGCCCGAGGCGTACGCGCTGCCCGAGGTCACCCTCGACGGCGACGAGGCGGCCGTCGTCGGACTCGCGGCGCGGGTGTGGCAGAACGCCGGACTGGCCTCGGCCACCTCCGACGCCCTGATGAAGCTGCGTGCGGCCGGCGCGGACGTCGACCCTTCGGGGCTCGACGTCGTCTCACCGCGCGTCGCGGCGCCGGAGCCCGCGTTCGACCCGGTGTGGGAGGCCCTCGGCTCGCGCACCCGCATCGCCTTCGACTACCGGCGCGGCGACAGCAGCACGCCCGAGACACGGCACGTGGAGCCGTGGGGGGTCGTGAGCGTGCGCAGCCGGTCCTACCTGGTGGGCTTCGACCGTGACCGCGACGACCACCGTGTCTTCCGCCTCTCCCGCGTCGTCGGGCCGGTGCGCCCCGAGGGCGGCCCAGGCGCGTACGACGTGCCGGCGGACACCGACGTCCGCGGTCTCGCGGCGAAGGTCGTCCGCGACACCGACCGGTTCACCGCCCGCCTGCGCGTCCGTCCGGGTCGCGGTCACGGTCTCCGTCGACGGGCGGTCTCCACGACGTCCGGCGGCGACGGCGATCGTCGCTGGGACGAGGTCGCGGTCGAGCTGACCGACCTCGATGCTGCCGCGGACGAGGTGCTGTCCTACGGCTCCGACGTCGTCGTCGACGCACCCGACGCGCTCCGCGAACGCGTGGTGGGGAGGCTCCGGGTGCTGACCGTCACCGGGGCGGGGGAGACCCGGTGA
- a CDS encoding WYL domain-containing protein, producing MSGSASGSAGQLRRLLTLVPWVQAERELPLALAAERLGTTPKQLIKDLKVLWMCGLPGLFGGDLIEVDIPAAEEAGVLRVSNADYLARPLRLGATEAAALVVALRTLRDAVTPEVRELVDRTLVKLEAVAEDGSDLADRVEVTVGEEGTDPRTRAVRVALEDALARSRRVRLSYWTPSRDETTERDVDPLEILTGEGAEGRDYLDGWCHLAEGRRTFRLDRIVEVHVLDVAADPPRLAPLDVSEGIFQGSPDAALATLRLGREARWVAEYYPVVDAEEVAGGGLRVTLQASDPQWLVRLALRLAPHAEIESPAALADAVGAEARRALAAYT from the coding sequence GTGAGCGGCTCGGCCAGCGGGTCCGCCGGCCAGCTGCGACGCCTCCTGACGCTGGTGCCGTGGGTGCAGGCCGAGCGGGAGCTGCCGCTGGCCCTGGCGGCGGAACGGCTGGGCACGACCCCGAAGCAGCTCATCAAGGACCTCAAGGTGCTGTGGATGTGTGGCCTGCCCGGGCTGTTCGGCGGCGACCTCATCGAGGTCGACATCCCCGCGGCGGAGGAGGCCGGCGTGCTGCGCGTCAGCAACGCCGACTACCTCGCCCGACCGCTCCGCCTCGGCGCGACCGAGGCCGCGGCGCTGGTGGTGGCGCTGCGTACGCTCCGTGACGCCGTGACCCCGGAGGTGCGCGAGCTCGTGGACCGCACGCTGGTCAAGCTCGAGGCCGTCGCCGAGGACGGCAGCGACCTCGCCGACCGTGTGGAGGTGACCGTGGGCGAGGAGGGCACCGACCCCCGCACCCGGGCCGTACGCGTCGCGCTCGAGGACGCCCTGGCCCGGTCGCGACGGGTGCGCTTGTCCTACTGGACGCCCAGCCGCGACGAGACGACCGAGCGCGACGTCGACCCGTTGGAGATCCTCACCGGCGAGGGAGCCGAGGGCCGGGACTACCTCGACGGCTGGTGCCACCTCGCGGAGGGCCGTCGTACGTTCCGGCTCGACCGGATCGTCGAGGTCCACGTGCTCGACGTGGCGGCCGACCCGCCACGACTCGCGCCGTTGGACGTCTCCGAGGGCATCTTCCAGGGCTCGCCCGACGCGGCTCTCGCGACGCTCCGGCTGGGGCGGGAGGCCCGCTGGGTCGCGGAGTACTACCCCGTCGTCGACGCCGAGGAGGTCGCCGGGGGTGGCCTGCGGGTGACGCTGCAGGCCTCGGACCCGCAGTGGCTCGTACGCCTCGCGCTGCGCCTGGCACCCCACGCGGAGATCGAGAGCCCGGCCGCACTCGCCGACGCCGTCGGAGCCGAGGCGCGGCGTGCCCTGGCGGCGTACACCTGA
- the tatA gene encoding Sec-independent protein translocase subunit TatA encodes MNLGAQELIIIAIILVLLFGAKKLPELARGSGRALRIFKAETKGLHDDDDDRDDYDDAEQADRTRAIRQQPDTRRDDVLDAESDLESRPESRSTER; translated from the coding sequence ATGAACCTCGGTGCTCAAGAGCTCATCATCATCGCGATCATCCTCGTGCTGCTCTTCGGCGCGAAGAAGCTGCCCGAGCTCGCCCGGGGCTCCGGTCGAGCCCTGCGCATCTTCAAGGCCGAGACCAAGGGCCTGCACGACGACGATGACGACCGGGACGACTACGACGACGCCGAGCAGGCCGATCGCACGCGTGCGATCCGTCAGCAGCCCGACACCCGCCGTGACGACGTCCTCGACGCCGAGTCCGACCTCGAGAGCCGGCCCGAGAGCCGCAGCACCGAGCGCTGA
- the tatC gene encoding twin-arginine translocase subunit TatC, translated as MALGDHLRELRARLLRSIVVVVAGFIVSLFFYDQLYALLLGPYNDARVALGEDVVTEPVLSGIGGPLLLQLKLCGVAALIATAPWWTAEIWGFIVPGLHDQERKWTRVVVAVAGPLFILGVLTGYYVLPTGIRVLIGFTPEGLTNLVEFGEYFGFISKMLLVFGIAFEIPLFVIMLNLAGVVSGKTLGRHRPWIILGTFIFAAVATPSTDPFSMLMLAIPMTLLFFVSEVVARVVDRRRQRDDPFAELADDEMSPL; from the coding sequence ATGGCACTCGGTGACCACCTGCGCGAGCTGCGCGCCCGTCTGCTGCGCAGCATCGTGGTCGTCGTCGCCGGGTTCATCGTCTCGCTGTTCTTCTACGACCAGCTGTACGCCCTGCTCCTCGGCCCCTACAACGACGCCCGCGTGGCGCTGGGCGAGGACGTCGTCACCGAGCCGGTGCTCAGCGGCATCGGCGGCCCGCTGCTGCTGCAGCTGAAGCTCTGCGGAGTCGCCGCGCTGATCGCGACGGCGCCGTGGTGGACGGCGGAGATCTGGGGCTTCATCGTGCCGGGCCTGCACGACCAGGAGCGCAAGTGGACGCGCGTGGTCGTCGCCGTCGCCGGGCCGCTGTTCATCCTCGGGGTGCTCACCGGCTACTACGTGCTGCCGACCGGCATCCGGGTGCTCATCGGCTTCACGCCCGAGGGCTTGACCAACCTGGTCGAGTTCGGTGAGTACTTCGGCTTCATCTCCAAGATGCTGCTCGTCTTCGGGATCGCCTTCGAGATCCCGCTCTTCGTCATCATGCTCAACCTCGCCGGCGTGGTCTCCGGCAAGACGCTGGGCCGCCACCGCCCCTGGATCATCCTCGGCACCTTCATCTTCGCCGCCGTGGCGACCCCGTCGACCGACCCGTTCTCGATGCTGATGCTGGCGATCCCGATGACGTTGCTGTTCTTCGTCTCCGAGGTCGTCGCGCGGGTCGTGGATCGTCGCCGTCAGCGCGACGATCCGTTCGCCGAGCTCGCCGACGACGAGATGTCACCGCTGTGA
- a CDS encoding DEAD/DEAH box helicase, producing the protein MRAAVSTPAERYARSRQRAQHPVLADFVGLYSFGLDEFQLEACRALEDGDGVLVAAPTGSGKTLVGEFAVHLALEQGRKAFYTTPIKALSNQKFADLVDRYGPERVGLLTGDHTVNGEAPIVVMTTEVLRNMIYAGSRTLDGLGFVVMDEVHYLADRHRGAVWEEVIIHLPESVAVVSLSATVSNAEEFGEWLGTVRGSTRTIVEESRPVPLYQHVMVGRRIFDLFDDPGDARPGDAASAKVNPDVLRISRDDAQRSRMRDYRGKKGSGGAGRHGRKPTSQRGPGVPSRFEVVDRLAGAALLPAIYFIFSRVGCDAAVRQCLDANLRLTTPAERDTIIELVESRCAHIPAEDLHAVGYHDFLDGLSRGVAAHHAGLLPTFKECVETLFEAGLCRVVFATETLALGINMPARSVVIEKLSKWNGETHAELTPGEYTQLTGRAGRRGIDVEGHGVVLWQPGLDPSALAGMASTRTYPLRSSFRPSYNMAVNLVRQVGRETSRQLLESSFAQFQADKAVVGLAKQLRKADEALAGYAEAASCDRGDFAEYDALRRRISELEKRASKVRRADRQQAASESLTKLRPGDVIEVPAGKFSGLALVIDPGNPHDRDGQRPYVLTSQAQARRLGTFDFPTPVEALTRMRVPKSFNGRNPQSRRDLANALKAKTHGFLLPPGQRGRDARDAMPDVDPATRREIESLRNAQRAHPCHGCPDLTDHLRWYDRWHKLDRDASTLRKRIESRTHTISRQFDRVCEVLTHLEYLDGDQVTARGERLRRIYTDMDLLAAECLRRDLWVELTPSELAGALSALVYEARRAEDGPPPRLPGRGPLPGVLTDMHRLFAELEAVEREHKVQFLREPDLGFVMAAYRWAEGDDLDEVLRVSGLAAGDFVRWTKQILDLAGQVASAAAGTPLQKTARQCLDQMRRGVVAYSSMAEV; encoded by the coding sequence ATGCGAGCCGCCGTGAGCACCCCCGCCGAGCGCTACGCCCGGTCCCGCCAGCGCGCCCAGCACCCTGTGCTGGCCGACTTCGTCGGGCTCTACTCCTTCGGGCTGGACGAGTTCCAGCTCGAGGCCTGCCGTGCCCTGGAGGACGGCGACGGTGTCCTCGTGGCCGCCCCCACGGGGTCGGGGAAGACCCTCGTCGGCGAGTTCGCCGTGCACCTCGCGCTCGAGCAGGGACGCAAGGCCTTCTACACGACGCCGATCAAGGCGCTGAGCAACCAGAAGTTCGCCGATCTCGTCGACCGCTACGGCCCCGAACGCGTCGGTCTGCTGACCGGGGACCACACCGTCAACGGCGAGGCGCCCATCGTGGTGATGACCACCGAGGTGCTGCGCAACATGATCTACGCGGGGTCCCGCACGCTCGACGGCCTCGGCTTCGTGGTCATGGACGAGGTGCACTACCTCGCCGACCGTCACCGCGGGGCGGTGTGGGAAGAGGTCATCATCCACCTCCCCGAGTCCGTCGCCGTCGTCTCGCTGTCGGCGACCGTCTCCAACGCCGAGGAGTTCGGCGAGTGGCTGGGCACCGTCCGCGGCTCGACCCGCACCATCGTCGAGGAGAGCCGACCCGTGCCGCTGTACCAGCACGTGATGGTGGGGCGACGCATCTTCGACCTCTTCGACGACCCGGGCGACGCCCGCCCCGGTGACGCCGCGTCGGCGAAGGTCAACCCCGACGTGCTGCGCATCAGCCGCGACGACGCCCAGCGCTCGCGCATGCGCGACTACCGCGGCAAGAAGGGGTCCGGGGGAGCGGGACGGCACGGCCGCAAGCCCACCAGCCAGCGCGGGCCCGGGGTGCCGAGCCGCTTCGAGGTGGTGGACCGGCTCGCGGGCGCCGCCCTGCTGCCGGCGATCTACTTCATCTTCAGCCGGGTCGGGTGCGACGCCGCCGTACGCCAGTGCCTCGACGCCAACCTGAGGCTGACGACCCCGGCGGAGCGCGACACGATCATCGAGCTCGTGGAGAGCCGCTGCGCCCACATCCCCGCAGAGGACCTGCACGCGGTCGGGTACCACGACTTCCTCGACGGCCTCTCCCGCGGCGTGGCCGCCCACCACGCCGGTCTGCTGCCGACCTTCAAGGAGTGCGTGGAGACGCTCTTCGAGGCCGGCCTGTGCCGGGTCGTGTTCGCGACCGAGACCCTGGCCCTCGGCATCAACATGCCGGCCCGTTCGGTGGTCATCGAGAAGCTCAGCAAGTGGAACGGTGAGACCCACGCCGAGCTGACGCCGGGGGAGTACACCCAGCTGACCGGTCGTGCCGGGCGACGCGGCATCGACGTGGAGGGTCACGGGGTCGTGCTCTGGCAGCCCGGGCTGGACCCCTCGGCGCTGGCCGGCATGGCGTCGACGAGGACGTATCCGCTGCGCTCGAGCTTCCGCCCGTCGTACAACATGGCGGTCAACCTGGTGCGGCAGGTCGGGCGGGAGACCTCACGACAGCTGCTGGAGAGCTCCTTCGCCCAGTTCCAGGCCGACAAGGCCGTCGTGGGGCTGGCCAAGCAGCTGCGCAAGGCCGACGAGGCCCTCGCCGGGTACGCCGAGGCGGCGAGCTGCGACCGCGGCGACTTCGCGGAGTACGACGCGCTGCGCCGTCGCATCTCCGAGCTGGAGAAGCGGGCGTCGAAGGTGCGCCGGGCCGACCGGCAGCAGGCGGCCTCGGAGTCCCTGACGAAGTTGAGGCCCGGCGACGTCATCGAGGTGCCCGCCGGCAAGTTCTCCGGGCTGGCGCTGGTCATCGACCCGGGCAACCCGCACGACCGCGACGGGCAGCGGCCGTACGTGCTGACGTCCCAGGCGCAGGCGCGCCGGTTGGGCACCTTCGACTTCCCGACCCCGGTCGAGGCGCTCACCCGGATGCGCGTGCCGAAGTCCTTCAACGGACGCAACCCGCAGTCGCGACGGGACCTCGCCAACGCCTTGAAGGCGAAGACGCACGGCTTCCTGCTGCCGCCCGGGCAGCGCGGTCGTGACGCCCGCGACGCCATGCCCGACGTCGACCCGGCCACCCGCCGCGAGATCGAGTCCTTGCGCAACGCGCAGCGAGCTCACCCCTGCCACGGCTGCCCGGACCTGACCGACCACCTGCGGTGGTACGACCGCTGGCACAAGCTGGACCGCGACGCCTCGACGCTGCGCAAGCGCATCGAGTCGCGTACGCACACCATCTCCCGCCAGTTCGACCGGGTCTGCGAGGTGCTGACCCACCTGGAGTACCTCGACGGTGACCAGGTCACCGCCCGCGGCGAGCGGCTGCGCCGCATCTACACCGACATGGACCTGCTCGCGGCCGAGTGTCTGCGACGTGACCTGTGGGTCGAGCTCACGCCCTCGGAGCTGGCCGGGGCCCTCTCGGCCCTGGTGTACGAGGCCCGCCGCGCCGAGGACGGCCCGCCCCCGCGGCTGCCGGGTCGAGGCCCCCTGCCGGGGGTGCTCACCGACATGCACAGGCTCTTCGCCGAGCTGGAGGCTGTCGAGCGCGAGCACAAGGTCCAGTTCCTGCGCGAGCCGGACCTCGGTTTCGTGATGGCCGCCTACCGCTGGGCCGAGGGCGACGACCTCGACGAGGTGCTGCGCGTCTCCGGGCTGGCTGCCGGAGACTTCGTGCGCTGGACCAAGCAGATCCTCGACCTCGCCGGACAGGTCGCCTCCGCTGCCGCGGGGACCCCGCTGCAGAAGACCGCGAGGCAGTGCCTGGACCAGATGCGACGCGGCGTGGTGGCGTACTCCTCGATGGCCGAGGTCTGA
- a CDS encoding SDR family oxidoreductase, whose amino-acid sequence MSRIAVVGGHGQIAMHLHPLLVESGNTPVALIRKPEQVGDVEAVGAEARMLDIENTDAEGFAKQFEGCDAVVFAAGGGPDGDVERKKSVDLGGSLKSIEGAKIAGITRFVQISAISVDEDPGDDAGEVWQAYVHAKRDADTALRDSGLDWTVIRPGGLTDDAPTGKVTAAEKVERGEIPRADVADVVRRCLQDSTTVGKQFELVGGDTGIPEALSAL is encoded by the coding sequence ATGAGTCGAATCGCAGTCGTCGGTGGCCACGGCCAGATCGCCATGCACCTCCACCCCCTCCTGGTGGAGAGCGGCAACACCCCCGTGGCCCTCATCCGCAAGCCCGAGCAGGTCGGTGACGTCGAGGCGGTGGGCGCCGAGGCCCGCATGCTCGACATCGAGAACACCGACGCCGAGGGCTTCGCCAAGCAGTTCGAGGGCTGCGACGCTGTCGTCTTCGCCGCCGGTGGTGGCCCCGACGGCGACGTCGAGCGCAAGAAGAGCGTCGACCTGGGCGGGTCCCTGAAGTCGATCGAGGGCGCGAAGATCGCGGGCATCACGCGCTTCGTACAGATCTCGGCGATCAGCGTCGACGAGGACCCCGGCGACGACGCCGGAGAGGTCTGGCAGGCCTACGTGCACGCGAAGCGTGACGCCGACACCGCCCTGCGGGACTCGGGTCTGGACTGGACGGTCATCCGTCCCGGCGGCCTCACCGACGACGCCCCGACCGGCAAGGTCACCGCGGCCGAGAAGGTCGAGCGGGGCGAGATACCGCGCGCGGACGTCGCGGACGTCGTACGCCGTTGCCTGCAGGACTCGACCACCGTCGGCAAGCAGTTCGAGCTCGTCGGCGGCGACACCGGCATCCCGGAGGCGCTCAGCGCTCTCTGA